In the Desulfobulbaceae bacterium genome, AAGGGGTCAACGAAAAACATATCGGTTCCTACCTCACAAGGCAGCGACCGTGGATTTCCGCGCACTTTGTTAGCCAGCCCCATGTTAAAATAGGCCCGGAACCAGTTTTTAGGTTTATTGGTCTTGAGCAGTTCCTTGGCGATTTCCTCAAAAGCTGAAGCAACCTTTTCCCGATCCTGATACCCATTATCATCTTTGTGAAAATAAAAGGAATTGTGGGTGGTCGCTGTGGCAAACTCAAGCCCCATAGCGTTGGCCAACCGGAAGAGTTCAATCATATCACCGGCATTGCGATCCGAAACCGTAATCCCAAAACCGATATCCTTGATCCCCATACCCTGAAGAGTAGTGAGAGTTCGAATGCCGTGGTCAAAACCGTTTTTAATTCCACGCAGTTCATCATTTGCTGCAGGTAATCCCTCGATGGAAATACGGATCCCGATTTTATTTCCGAACCTTTCAGCAGCCTGGATGATGTGGTCAGTAAAGTAGCCATTGGTGCTGATTACCAGTCGCTTGGTTTTATAAAGCGCTGCGTCGATTATCCCCTCAATGTCACTTCTTAAAAATGGTTCGCCGCCTGTTATGTTAATGAACTCAAGGTCGGCGGGCAGCTTCGTAACCAAGTCTTGCGTGTATTCTTCATCCTTCCGGGTCGGGTGCTGCCAGGTGTTGCACATATAGCACTTAGCGTTACAGCGGTAGGTAACAATGAGACAGGCTTCCATAAAATTGCTCAGTTTGAGATTTGTTAAATAAATCAATTGAGTTGACCGAACTGACATTACTTCGTGTGTGTTAGGTTTCGGTTATGAAAATGTTTTTTTTTAATTTGGATGCTGCGCAGGTTCAGCATGGATGGGTAACTGGTTATCGTTTTGTTGCACAGAGTACAACCGACAGGTATTCCATTTGCGAGGAGTCATTATTAAATTGTGTTGAAAGGCTATTTTTTACGTATTTGACATAATCTTTATCGAGCACTAACTCGGGGTATATTACGATGTCTTTCCACCCATAGCGTGTGGCAATATTTTTATAGTCACGTGGCCTCAGACGATTGGGAGATCCTTTGAACCGGCAGAGGTTATAGAAAAAATCATTGTATCTGTAGATATTCAAGGGATCTTTGTCCCGAATCCATCTGGTGTGAGTTTTCAAGTCAATAACAGAAACAAGTTGTGATCCGCTTTTTACTATTCTTTCCAGGTCATGGAACGTCTGGTCCATATCTTCAAAATGTTCGAAGGCGGCCTGACTGACGACAAGGTCAATAGAGTGTTCCTGAAAGGTGCTAAAATCAAATTTTGCCGAATGCACATAGTTTAATTTGTCCGGGGTGCCTGCTTTTGTTTTGGCAAGCTGCTCCCTGAGAAAATTGATATCAACCACATCCTCAGCCAGGGCCAATGAGCGTATTTTTTTAAAAAGCTCCGAATACAACCCATCCGGAACAGTATTAACCAGATTATGTATATCTATGGCATTGTACCTATCCGCCCCGATAAACAAGAGGTACAAGCCCACTCCGAGATCCGCCCCAGGACCAAGTTCAAGAACTTGTTTGCCGCTCAGGTTGGTTTTCTTATTTGCATAAAAAGATAGCCATTCCAGCCAGTGCTTCACAACCTTGATGTCATAATCAGCCGCTCTTCCAAACTGTTTTATCGGAAAAGTTCGTGGGGTTTTATAGCCCTCTATTTCATGCTTCAACTTGTTGGCTATAAGGATCAATGCCCCAGAGTATTTATAAAATAAATTGTTGCCGTATGTGGGAATTATAACTTCTGGTTGCCTCATCTTTTTTCACCTTAGAATTATTGATTTTGAGAAACTAAGCTTGCTTTAAGAAGAGGAGTGCTGTTCGTAAATTCTTCAATTAATGCGATCATTGGCGAAAGTAACTGCAACGTGTTTGGGTTTAGTTATGAAAATATTATTTTTTGATTTAGAAATGCTTTAGCAGTTGAAAAGTTTC is a window encoding:
- a CDS encoding radical SAM protein, with the translated sequence MEACLIVTYRCNAKCYMCNTWQHPTRKDEEYTQDLVTKLPADLEFINITGGEPFLRSDIEGIIDAALYKTKRLVISTNGYFTDHIIQAAERFGNKIGIRISIEGLPAANDELRGIKNGFDHGIRTLTTLQGMGIKDIGFGITVSDRNAGDMIELFRLANAMGLEFATATTHNSFYFHKDDNGYQDREKVASAFEEIAKELLKTNKPKNWFRAYFNMGLANKVRGNPRSLPCEVGTDMFFVDPFGNILPCNGSDEPMIMGNLHCQSFKEIWNSEQAEKIRSRVAGCEKQCWMIGSAAPAMKKRLAVPVKWVLKNKFKVFNAGGNEVLLTPITCV
- a CDS encoding methyltransferase domain-containing protein, with protein sequence MRQPEVIIPTYGNNLFYKYSGALILIANKLKHEIEGYKTPRTFPIKQFGRAADYDIKVVKHWLEWLSFYANKKTNLSGKQVLELGPGADLGVGLYLLFIGADRYNAIDIHNLVNTVPDGLYSELFKKIRSLALAEDVVDINFLREQLAKTKAGTPDKLNYVHSAKFDFSTFQEHSIDLVVSQAAFEHFEDMDQTFHDLERIVKSGSQLVSVIDLKTHTRWIRDKDPLNIYRYNDFFYNLCRFKGSPNRLRPRDYKNIATRYGWKDIVIYPELVLDKDYVKYVKNSLSTQFNNDSSQMEYLSVVLCATKR